One window from the genome of Sesamum indicum cultivar Zhongzhi No. 13 linkage group LG15, S_indicum_v1.0, whole genome shotgun sequence encodes:
- the LOC105178412 gene encoding probable E3 ubiquitin-protein ligase ARI7, with translation MVSASCGHPFCVGCWKTYVSFLINDGPGCLRLQCPKPKCRAVAGVDMVESMASADEKQKYYGYLYRSYDEFAVEFKDADGCESYDVTCDCYYKFCWNCIEESHRPIDCKTVEKWIKKNSSKAENTNWILEYTKPCPKCRRAIKKNQGCNHMIYQSPCKHQFCWVCLGPWEKHTSGNSTCNTWDSNDKSKKRALTDLNQARNQHIDTFAQTQGENMAGVQLVIDAWNQIVECRRVLKWSYAYGYYHMSMEKLGKLDFFRYLQGEAKAALERLHYCVEKEMSKYLIADRPL, from the exons ATGGTTTCTGCTTCCTGTGGGCATCCTTTCTGCGTTGGTTGTTGGAAGACTTACGTCTCTTTTTTGATCAATGATGGCCCGGGATGCCTGAGACTGCAATGCCCGAAGCCCAAGTGCAGAGCTGTTGCAGGCGTAGACATGGTCGAGTCGATGGCGTCGGCAGATGAGAAACAGAAATACTATGGATATCTTTACCGATCGTACGACGAATTCGCAGTTGAATTCAAGGATGCCGATGGGTGTGAAAGCTACGATGTGACTTGTGATTGTTATTATAAGTTCTGCTGGAACTGCATAGAGGAGAGCCACCGTCCCATCGACTGCAAAACCGTGGAAAAGTGGATCAAGAAGAATAGTTCGAAGGCAGAGAACACTAATTGGATACTGGAGTACACCAAGCCCTGTCCCAAGTGTCGTCGGGCAATCAAGAAAAACCAAGGCTGCAACCACATGATCTATCAGAGTCCCTGTAAGCATCAATTTTGCTGGGTATGCCTGGGACCCTGGGAGAAGCACACATCTGGTAATTCCACATGCAACAC ATGGGACTCCAATGACAAATCCAAGAAGAGGGCTCTAACTGATCTGAATCAAGCCAGAAACCAGCACATCGACACGTTCGCTCAAACGCAAGGAGAAAACATGGCTGGAGTCCAGCTTGTGATTGACGCTTGGAACCAGATCGTTGAGTGCAGGCGTGTATTGAAATGGTCATACGCGTATGGATACTATCACATGTCGATGGAGAAACTAGGGAAGCTGGATTTCTTCAGGTACTTGCAAGGGGAGGCAAAGGCTGCCCTGGAGAGACTTCACTACTGTGTAGAGAAGGAGATGAGTAAATATCTCATAGCAGATCGGCCATTGTAG